A DNA window from Phaeobacter sp. A36a-5a contains the following coding sequences:
- a CDS encoding branched-chain amino acid ABC transporter permease, giving the protein MSETVKTSLLFLFVGILILLEGSTSFLFFSGSWNSALVILNMGLVSAIMAIGVNLQWGFAGLFNVGIMGFVALGGLAVVLVSTAPTPGAWSQGGVGIIMALAMGAMTLVAAVATMRMVPAGKLRVAVLLAVLIVGFVVYRAIFDPAVAGVEAINPALEGNLGGLGLPVLLAWPAGGLLAAGVAWLIGKTALGLRSDYLAIATLGIAEIIISVLKNEDWLSRGVKNVVGLPRPLPYEVDLQNDAEFVAKAAEYGLDPVLASTLYVKLGYSLLFTVVLLVLLWMAQMALKSPWGRMMRAIRDNEVAAEAMGKDVTRRHLQIFILGSAICGIAGAMMTTLDSQLTPGTYNPLRFTFLIWVMVIVGGSGNNFGAVLGGLLIWFLWIKVEPMGILLIETLTAGMADTNALKVHLLESASHMRLLTMGLILLLVLRFSPRGLIPER; this is encoded by the coding sequence ATGAGCGAGACAGTCAAAACCTCCCTGCTGTTTCTGTTTGTTGGCATTCTGATCCTGCTTGAGGGAAGCACAAGCTTTCTGTTTTTCTCCGGATCCTGGAACTCGGCTCTGGTGATCCTCAACATGGGGTTGGTGTCTGCGATCATGGCGATTGGCGTCAATCTTCAGTGGGGCTTTGCCGGTTTGTTCAATGTCGGCATCATGGGCTTTGTGGCGCTTGGTGGTCTGGCCGTTGTGCTGGTCTCTACCGCGCCAACACCGGGCGCGTGGAGCCAGGGCGGTGTCGGGATCATCATGGCCCTGGCCATGGGGGCGATGACGCTGGTCGCGGCCGTTGCAACCATGCGGATGGTCCCTGCCGGTAAGCTGCGCGTTGCGGTGCTGCTGGCGGTGCTGATCGTCGGCTTTGTGGTGTATCGCGCAATCTTCGATCCGGCGGTTGCCGGGGTCGAGGCGATCAACCCGGCGCTGGAGGGCAACCTAGGCGGGCTGGGTCTGCCGGTGCTTCTGGCCTGGCCTGCGGGCGGTCTGCTGGCGGCCGGCGTTGCCTGGCTGATCGGCAAGACGGCCCTCGGTCTGCGGTCTGATTATCTGGCGATTGCGACGCTTGGCATTGCCGAGATCATCATCTCGGTGCTGAAGAACGAGGACTGGCTGTCGCGCGGCGTGAAAAATGTCGTCGGCCTGCCCCGGCCCCTGCCCTATGAGGTCGATCTGCAGAATGATGCGGAGTTTGTCGCCAAGGCGGCGGAGTATGGTCTGGACCCGGTTCTGGCCTCCACGCTCTATGTCAAGCTGGGCTACTCGCTGCTGTTCACCGTCGTGCTGCTGGTGCTGCTGTGGATGGCGCAGATGGCATTGAAGAGCCCCTGGGGCCGGATGATGCGCGCCATTCGCGACAATGAGGTGGCAGCCGAGGCGATGGGCAAGGATGTGACCCGCCGCCATCTGCAAATCTTCATCCTTGGCTCTGCGATCTGTGGCATTGCCGGGGCTATGATGACCACGCTCGACAGCCAGCTGACGCCGGGCACGTATAATCCCTTGCGCTTCACCTTCCTGATCTGGGTGATGGTAATTGTCGGTGGCTCAGGCAATAACTTTGGCGCGGTGCTGGGAGGTCTGCTGATCTGGTTCCTGTGGATCAAGGTTGAGCCGATGGGCATCCTGCTGATCGAGACCCTGACCGCAGGCATGGCCGACACCAATGCGCTGAAGGTTCATCTGCTGGAAAGCGCGTCGCATATGCGTCTGCTGACCATGGGGCTGATCCTGCTGCTGGTGCTGCGTTTCAGCCCTCGTGGCCTGATCCCCGAGCGCTGA
- a CDS encoding helicase HerA-like domain-containing protein — protein MQDKLFIGGGGEAYADPQALALKYANRHGLIAGATGTGKTVTLQILAESFSNAGVPVILSDVKGDLSGLAKSGSADHKLHDAFTSRATKIGFDDYRYHSCPVTFWDLYGEQGHPVRTTVAEMGPLLLARLLELSEAQEGILNIAFRLADEEGLALLDLKDLQALLVWVGENRAQLSLRYGNVSTASIGAIQRRLLVLENQGGAQLFGEPALALSDLMRGTADGRGMVNILAADKLMAAPGLYATFLLWLLSELFEELPEVGDPEKPRLVFFFDEAHLLFDDAPKALIDKVEQVARLIRSKGVGIYFITQNPADVPEDILGQLGNRIQHALRAFTARDQKNLRMAAETYRENPRFSTEEAIREVGVGEAVTSMLQKKGVPGVVERTLIRPPSSQLGPITAEDRRAILQSSDMAGKYDQTTDRRSAYEILAERAAKAAAEAEAAEDYAEAAPEPMAREYNAGRRYSGSRVSRSSARRVKPRDSFASAMSEAVIKELKGTTGRRLVRGILGGLFKGR, from the coding sequence ATGCAGGACAAACTCTTTATCGGCGGCGGTGGCGAAGCCTATGCCGATCCACAGGCGCTGGCGCTGAAATATGCCAATCGTCACGGGTTGATCGCCGGAGCAACCGGCACGGGCAAGACGGTCACGCTACAGATCCTCGCCGAGAGTTTCTCCAATGCCGGCGTGCCGGTAATCCTGTCGGATGTGAAGGGCGATCTGTCCGGCCTGGCGAAATCCGGCAGCGCCGACCATAAGCTACATGATGCCTTTACCAGCCGGGCGACCAAAATCGGCTTTGACGACTACCGCTACCATTCCTGCCCGGTCACCTTCTGGGACCTCTACGGTGAGCAGGGGCATCCGGTCAGGACGACCGTGGCCGAGATGGGGCCATTGCTGCTGGCGCGGCTGTTGGAACTGAGCGAGGCACAGGAGGGCATCCTGAACATCGCCTTCCGTCTCGCGGATGAGGAAGGTCTGGCGCTGCTGGACCTGAAGGATCTACAGGCGCTGCTGGTCTGGGTGGGTGAAAACCGCGCGCAGCTATCGCTGCGCTACGGCAATGTCTCCACAGCCTCAATCGGGGCAATCCAGCGGCGGCTGCTGGTGCTGGAGAACCAGGGCGGGGCGCAGCTCTTTGGTGAGCCGGCCCTGGCGCTGAGCGACCTGATGCGCGGCACCGCTGACGGGCGTGGCATGGTCAATATCCTCGCCGCTGACAAACTGATGGCGGCGCCGGGACTATACGCAACATTCCTGCTCTGGCTGCTGAGCGAGCTGTTCGAGGAGCTGCCAGAGGTTGGCGATCCTGAAAAGCCCCGGCTGGTCTTTTTCTTCGACGAGGCGCATCTGCTGTTTGATGATGCCCCCAAGGCGCTCATCGACAAGGTGGAACAGGTGGCGCGTCTGATCCGTTCCAAAGGGGTCGGGATCTATTTTATCACCCAGAACCCGGCTGACGTGCCGGAAGACATCCTTGGCCAGCTTGGCAACCGCATCCAGCACGCACTGCGAGCGTTCACCGCGCGCGACCAGAAAAACCTGCGCATGGCGGCCGAAACCTACCGTGAGAATCCACGGTTCTCAACCGAGGAGGCGATCCGCGAGGTCGGCGTCGGTGAGGCGGTTACCTCGATGTTGCAGAAAAAAGGTGTCCCCGGCGTTGTTGAGCGCACGCTGATCCGCCCGCCCAGTTCTCAACTCGGCCCGATCACCGCTGAGGACCGCAGGGCAATCTTGCAGAGCTCGGACATGGCCGGGAAATATGACCAGACCACCGACCGGCGGTCCGCCTATGAAATCCTGGCGGAACGCGCCGCGAAAGCCGCCGCCGAGGCTGAGGCCGCAGAAGATTACGCCGAGGCGGCACCCGAACCGATGGCACGCGAATATAACGCCGGGCGGCGCTATTCTGGCAGCCGGGTCAGCCGGTCCTCCGCGCGGCGGGTAAAACCACGCGACAGTTTTGCCTCAGCCATGTCGGAGGCGGTCATCAAGGAATTGAAAGGCACCACCGGTCGACGGCTTGTGCGCGGCATCCTCGGCGGTCTGTTCAAGGGGCGGTGA
- a CDS encoding branched-chain amino acid ABC transporter permease yields MDFLNALVALTNFVGVPAIAYGSQLALGALGVTLIYSVLRFSNFAHGDTMAFGTMVTIIVTWWLQSMGISFGPLPTALLALPLGIVSCMLLMLVTDRTVYRFYRTQKAKPVIFVMVSLGVMFMMNGLVRFVIGPGDQRFADGERFLISARDFKAMTGLSEGLAIKTTQGITVVTAVVVVALLFWFLNKTRTGKSMRAYSDNEDLALLSGINPERVVMYTWLIVATLATIAGVLYGLDKSFKPFTYFQLLLPIFAAAIVGGLGSPVGAIAGGFIIAFSEVTITYAWKKVLTYVVPESFEPDGLVQLLSTDYKFAVSFAILVVVLLFKPTGLFKGKVV; encoded by the coding sequence ATGGACTTCCTCAACGCCCTTGTGGCGCTTACAAATTTTGTCGGGGTTCCGGCAATCGCTTACGGCAGTCAACTGGCGCTTGGTGCGCTGGGTGTGACGCTGATTTATTCGGTGCTGCGGTTTTCGAATTTTGCCCATGGCGACACTATGGCCTTTGGCACAATGGTGACCATCATCGTGACCTGGTGGTTGCAGTCGATGGGCATCAGCTTTGGCCCGCTGCCAACTGCGCTGCTGGCGCTGCCGCTTGGCATCGTGAGCTGTATGCTTCTGATGCTGGTCACCGATCGCACCGTTTATCGGTTCTACCGGACACAGAAAGCCAAGCCGGTGATTTTTGTCATGGTGTCGCTGGGCGTCATGTTCATGATGAATGGCCTTGTGCGATTTGTCATCGGGCCGGGCGATCAGCGGTTTGCTGACGGCGAACGCTTTCTGATTTCCGCGCGGGATTTCAAGGCGATGACCGGCCTGAGTGAGGGGCTGGCGATCAAGACCACGCAAGGCATCACTGTGGTCACCGCAGTGGTGGTTGTGGCGCTGCTGTTCTGGTTCCTGAACAAGACCCGCACCGGTAAATCCATGCGCGCCTATTCCGACAACGAAGATCTGGCGCTGCTCTCGGGCATCAACCCGGAGCGGGTGGTGATGTATACTTGGCTGATCGTTGCGACCCTCGCGACCATTGCCGGCGTGCTTTATGGTTTGGACAAATCTTTCAAACCCTTCACCTATTTCCAGCTGCTGCTGCCGATCTTTGCCGCCGCTATCGTTGGTGGTCTGGGCAGCCCGGTCGGGGCCATCGCTGGTGGGTTCATCATCGCGTTCTCCGAGGTGACCATCACCTATGCCTGGAAGAAAGTGCTGACCTACGTCGTTCCGGAGTCGTTCGAGCCTGATGGCCTCGTCCAGCTTCTGAGCACGGATTACAAATTCGCCGTGTCCTTTGCGATCCTTGTGGTCGTGCTTCTGTTCAAGCCCACGGGCCTTTTCAAAGGAAAAGTGGTATGA
- a CDS encoding beta-ketoacyl-[acyl-carrier-protein] synthase family protein, translated as MNRVVITGMGTINALGHTVADTLASMAEGRCGIGELDFRDVDRLSIRIGGQVRGFEAEGRFNRQQMSLYDRFTQFTLTAAKEAIEQSGLEFHGELSQKSGVVLGTAGGGVSTWDDNYRSVYEDGKNRVHPFVVPKLMNNAAASHVSMEHNLKGPSFTVSTACASSNHAMAQAFQMVRSGMAPVMITGGSESMLCFGGVKAWEGLRVMSRDACRPFSANRNGMVQGEGAGIFVFENYDHARARGADIICEVIGFAMSSDAADIVMPSKQGAARAIAGALQDAKVNPEDVGYVNAHGTGTAANDKTECAAVADVFGPHADNLMMSSTKSMHGHLIGGTGAVELLACIMALRDGIVAPTIGYEEPDPECALDVVPNEARQANVTVALSNAFAFGGLNAVLALRKI; from the coding sequence ATGAACCGGGTTGTCATCACTGGCATGGGGACAATCAACGCCCTTGGCCATACGGTGGCCGACACGCTGGCCTCAATGGCCGAAGGTCGCTGTGGCATCGGAGAACTCGATTTTCGCGACGTTGACCGCCTGTCGATCCGCATCGGCGGACAGGTGCGCGGGTTTGAGGCCGAGGGCCGGTTCAACCGGCAACAGATGAGCCTTTATGATCGTTTCACCCAATTCACGCTGACCGCCGCAAAAGAGGCGATTGAGCAGTCGGGGCTGGAGTTTCACGGCGAGCTGTCGCAGAAATCCGGCGTGGTGCTTGGGACGGCCGGCGGCGGGGTCTCGACCTGGGACGACAATTATCGCTCGGTTTACGAGGACGGCAAAAACCGGGTCCACCCCTTTGTCGTGCCCAAGCTTATGAACAATGCCGCAGCCAGCCATGTCTCGATGGAACATAATCTGAAGGGGCCGAGCTTTACCGTCTCGACAGCCTGCGCCTCTTCAAATCATGCCATGGCCCAGGCGTTTCAGATGGTCCGCTCCGGGATGGCGCCGGTGATGATCACCGGTGGATCTGAATCGATGCTCTGCTTTGGTGGGGTCAAAGCCTGGGAAGGGCTGCGGGTCATGTCACGGGATGCCTGCCGCCCATTCAGTGCCAACCGCAACGGCATGGTGCAGGGCGAGGGGGCCGGGATCTTCGTTTTTGAAAACTATGATCACGCCCGCGCCCGCGGCGCCGATATCATCTGCGAGGTCATTGGCTTTGCCATGTCCTCGGATGCGGCAGATATCGTCATGCCCAGCAAACAGGGCGCCGCGCGCGCCATTGCCGGCGCGCTGCAGGACGCAAAGGTCAACCCCGAGGACGTCGGCTACGTCAACGCCCATGGCACCGGAACCGCCGCCAACGACAAAACGGAATGCGCGGCCGTGGCGGATGTCTTTGGGCCCCATGCGGATAATCTGATGATGTCCTCGACCAAATCCATGCACGGCCATCTGATCGGCGGCACCGGAGCGGTCGAACTGCTGGCCTGCATCATGGCGCTGCGTGACGGTATCGTTGCGCCAACCATCGGTTATGAGGAACCTGATCCGGAATGCGCGCTGGACGTGGTTCCGAATGAGGCACGGCAGGCCAACGTGACCGTCGCCCTCAGCAATGCCTTTGCCTTTGGCGGGCTGAACGCGGTGCTTGCCCTGCGCAAGATCTGA
- a CDS encoding acyl carrier protein: protein MSTQDKVIAIIAEQAVLEPSDVTLDSTLEDLGIDSLGLVESIFAIEEEFDITIPFNANEPDKSDFDISNVAAIIVGIDKLIAEK from the coding sequence ATGAGCACGCAGGACAAGGTCATCGCCATCATCGCCGAACAGGCTGTGCTGGAACCATCGGATGTGACACTCGACAGCACATTGGAAGACCTCGGTATCGATAGCCTTGGCCTTGTCGAGAGTATCTTTGCCATTGAGGAAGAGTTCGACATCACCATCCCCTTCAACGCAAATGAACCGGACAAGAGCGATTTCGACATCTCCAATGTCGCTGCGATCATCGTCGGCATTGATAAGCTGATCGCCGAAAAATAA
- a CDS encoding YcbK family protein, which produces MAKTEKSGFSRRALLGAFAATTMVAAPTFSNAAGFLRGAGDIRRIRMYSGRTGERIDMVYWIDGKYIKDAIKEVNHFMRDWRNDQVKEIDLRTIDIMAASHNLLDVNEPYMMLSGYRSPKTNAMLRSRSRGVAKNSLHMRGQAADLRLSSRSVSQMAKAAMACRAGGVGKYSGSNFVHMDCGVVRSWNG; this is translated from the coding sequence ATGGCTAAAACTGAAAAATCGGGTTTCTCCCGTCGTGCTCTATTGGGTGCGTTCGCGGCAACAACCATGGTCGCCGCTCCGACCTTCTCCAATGCAGCGGGCTTCCTGCGCGGCGCAGGTGATATCCGGCGGATCCGGATGTACTCAGGCCGCACCGGTGAGCGGATCGACATGGTGTATTGGATCGACGGCAAATACATCAAGGATGCGATCAAGGAAGTGAACCACTTCATGCGCGACTGGCGCAACGATCAGGTCAAGGAAATCGACCTGCGTACGATCGACATCATGGCCGCCTCCCACAATCTTCTTGATGTGAATGAACCCTATATGATGCTGTCGGGCTACCGCAGCCCGAAAACCAACGCGATGCTGCGCAGCCGCTCGCGCGGGGTTGCGAAGAACTCGCTTCACATGCGCGGCCAGGCCGCTGACCTGCGGCTCTCCTCGCGCTCCGTATCGCAGATGGCGAAAGCCGCGATGGCCTGCCGTGCCGGTGGCGTTGGCAAATACAGCGGCTCGAATTTCGTTCATATGGACTGCGGTGTTGTCCGCAGCTGGAACGGCTAA
- a CDS encoding methyltetrahydrofolate cobalamin methyltransferase — MTRTVVESKTKTAILGFDEPFCVIGERINPTGRKKLAAELEAGDFSTVEQDAIAQVMAGANILDINAGVVYNSNPNPNETEPPLMTKIVQLVQGLTDTPLCIDSSVPGALEAGLQAAEGRPLLNSVTGEEERLEHVLPLVKKYNVPVVAISNDDTGISEDPDVRFAVAKKIVERAADFGIPAHDIVVDPLVMPIGAMATAGQQVFALVRRLREELGVNTTCGASNVSFGLPNRHGINNAFLPMAMGAGMTSAIMNPVALPVTQKKIAEKRAEVEAAGIILPEGMEDEAFVQMFGLGSTKPRPGKEMEAIRAANLLTNNDPHGGEWIKANKEPAKEGEESRGRGGRAGSRRRRA, encoded by the coding sequence ATGACCCGTACCGTCGTAGAATCTAAGACAAAAACCGCAATCCTGGGATTTGATGAGCCGTTCTGTGTGATCGGCGAACGGATCAACCCCACAGGCCGCAAGAAACTCGCGGCCGAGTTGGAAGCCGGCGATTTCTCCACCGTTGAACAAGACGCGATTGCGCAGGTGATGGCCGGCGCCAACATCCTCGATATCAACGCGGGCGTTGTCTACAACTCCAACCCGAACCCGAACGAGACCGAGCCGCCGCTGATGACCAAGATCGTCCAGCTGGTGCAAGGTCTTACCGACACGCCGCTCTGCATCGACTCCTCGGTGCCCGGCGCGCTTGAAGCCGGTCTGCAGGCCGCCGAGGGCCGTCCGCTGCTGAACTCGGTCACCGGCGAGGAAGAGCGCCTGGAGCACGTGCTGCCGCTGGTCAAAAAGTACAACGTGCCGGTCGTGGCCATTTCCAACGACGACACCGGCATCTCCGAAGATCCCGACGTCCGCTTTGCCGTCGCCAAGAAGATCGTCGAGCGCGCCGCAGATTTCGGCATTCCTGCCCATGACATCGTGGTTGACCCGCTGGTGATGCCGATTGGCGCGATGGCGACCGCAGGCCAGCAGGTCTTTGCACTGGTTCGCCGTCTGCGTGAAGAACTGGGCGTGAACACCACCTGTGGTGCCTCGAACGTCTCCTTTGGCCTGCCGAACCGTCACGGCATCAACAATGCCTTCCTGCCGATGGCGATGGGCGCGGGGATGACCTCTGCGATCATGAACCCGGTGGCACTGCCGGTAACCCAGAAGAAGATTGCCGAAAAGAGAGCCGAAGTAGAGGCCGCCGGGATCATCCTGCCCGAGGGCATGGAAGACGAGGCCTTTGTTCAGATGTTCGGTCTTGGATCCACCAAGCCACGTCCGGGCAAGGAGATGGAAGCGATCCGCGCCGCCAACCTGTTGACCAACAACGATCCTCACGGTGGTGAATGGATCAAGGCCAACAAAGAGCCCGCAAAAGAGGGCGAGGAAAGCCGTGGTCGCGGTGGTCGCGCCGGCAGCCGTCGCCGTCGCGCCTGA
- a CDS encoding invasion associated locus B family protein, translating to MIKSLTPMTLAALMALPLPLMAQETAGAAETEESQPAADATATEAPKADEVLDLGQPVQDGPKLGQRYSKETHGDWDLACVKTEEETDPCSLLQIMSDDSGNPMAEFSLFRIDQEGSQAVAGATVIVPLETLLPAALTISIDGAPGKRYNYSFCSPMGCVAQIGLTETDIAAFKKGKIATLSLRPAPAPDQVINMELSLSGFTAGYNVVDVVKQ from the coding sequence ATGATCAAGTCCCTGACCCCGATGACCCTGGCCGCGCTGATGGCGCTGCCGCTGCCGCTGATGGCGCAGGAGACCGCCGGGGCGGCCGAGACCGAAGAGAGCCAGCCCGCCGCAGATGCCACAGCCACGGAGGCACCAAAAGCCGACGAGGTTCTGGATCTTGGCCAGCCCGTACAGGATGGCCCCAAGCTGGGGCAGCGCTATTCCAAAGAAACCCATGGCGATTGGGATCTGGCCTGCGTCAAAACCGAGGAAGAAACCGATCCCTGTTCGCTGTTGCAGATCATGTCCGACGACAGCGGCAATCCGATGGCGGAGTTTTCGCTGTTCCGGATTGATCAGGAAGGCAGCCAGGCTGTCGCCGGTGCGACGGTGATCGTGCCGCTTGAAACCTTGCTGCCGGCCGCGCTGACCATTTCCATCGATGGCGCCCCCGGCAAGCGGTATAATTATTCCTTCTGTAGCCCAATGGGCTGCGTCGCCCAGATCGGGCTGACCGAGACCGATATCGCCGCGTTCAAAAAGGGCAAGATCGCCACGCTGAGCCTGCGGCCCGCACCGGCGCCGGATCAGGTGATCAATATGGAGCTGTCGCTCAGCGGGTTTACCGCCGGTTACAATGTCGTGGACGTTGTGAAGCAATAA
- the lpxD gene encoding UDP-3-O-(3-hydroxymyristoyl)glucosamine N-acyltransferase, which translates to MFTVREIAASLQAEAAGDLDLVVQRAAEPQDAGPDDLAMAMAPKYAETLNEGSARVGLVWEGADWQAMGLKAAIFAPRPRLAMGGVTRLLDQGQGFGDGIHPSAVIAPSAELGENVSVGPMAVIAAGARIGAGSVIGPQCYIGADVTIGTEAQLREAVSIGARAIIGDRFRAQPGARIGGDGFSYVTPEVSGVETARKTMGDQGDSKAQSWLRIHSLGAVEIGDDVELGTNCTIDNGTIRNTVIGSGSKLDNLVHIGHNTRVGRDCLLCGQTGISGSVDIGNNVVLGGQTGVADNIFIGDGVIAGGGTKILSNVPAGRVVMGYPAVKMETHTEMYKGQRRLGRLMRDIEALKKAVFK; encoded by the coding sequence ATGTTTACAGTCCGCGAAATAGCCGCCTCTCTTCAGGCAGAGGCCGCAGGAGATCTGGACCTGGTGGTGCAGCGCGCCGCTGAACCGCAGGATGCAGGCCCCGATGATCTGGCCATGGCCATGGCCCCGAAATACGCCGAAACCCTGAACGAAGGCAGCGCCCGCGTCGGATTGGTCTGGGAGGGCGCCGACTGGCAGGCAATGGGGCTGAAGGCCGCCATCTTTGCCCCGCGCCCGCGCCTCGCGATGGGCGGTGTGACCCGGCTGCTGGACCAGGGACAGGGCTTTGGCGATGGAATTCACCCCAGCGCTGTGATCGCCCCCTCCGCAGAACTGGGCGAGAATGTCTCCGTCGGCCCTATGGCGGTGATCGCCGCAGGTGCGCGGATCGGCGCAGGGTCAGTGATTGGCCCGCAGTGCTACATCGGGGCGGATGTCACCATCGGCACCGAGGCGCAGCTGCGCGAAGCTGTCAGCATTGGTGCCCGTGCCATCATCGGTGATCGCTTTCGCGCCCAGCCCGGCGCACGGATTGGCGGCGACGGGTTTTCCTATGTGACACCGGAGGTCTCCGGCGTGGAAACTGCGCGCAAAACCATGGGCGATCAAGGCGATAGCAAGGCGCAGAGCTGGCTGCGGATCCATTCGCTCGGCGCAGTCGAGATTGGCGATGACGTCGAACTCGGCACCAATTGCACCATTGATAATGGCACCATCCGCAACACCGTGATCGGTAGCGGCAGCAAGCTCGATAACCTCGTTCATATTGGCCATAACACCCGCGTTGGTCGGGACTGTCTGCTTTGTGGTCAGACCGGGATTTCAGGCTCCGTCGATATTGGCAACAACGTGGTTCTGGGCGGTCAGACCGGGGTTGCCGACAATATCTTTATCGGTGACGGGGTGATTGCCGGGGGCGGAACCAAGATCCTGTCAAACGTGCCCGCAGGCCGTGTGGTGATGGGCTATCCCGCTGTCAAAATGGAGACACATACCGAGATGTATAAGGGGCAGCGGCGTCTGGGCCGTCTGATGCGCGACATCGAGGCGCTGAAGAAGGCGGTTTTCAAATAA
- a CDS encoding L,D-transpeptidase family protein, which produces MSPVLMTRAISTVGPTLKAGVFALALGGVALAMPSGARAEVTAFKQAVAEAASASDPVAAFYRETGYAAIWTGSDDAARIRRAALFRALQEAPVHGLPDRSAEIDALMELLSQVRTTRDLGRAEVAMSRALVGYASDLQTGLLEPRRIDDGIVREKHQPDFAAYLIGIRDQSPVAYLRSLAPQSAQYQALLREKMRLEKLQAAGGWGPRVAAQKLERGDNGPAVIALRNRLIAMGYLPRSAARSYDGALEQAVQAFQSDHGLTADGVAGGGTIAEINKPVSDRLKSVLVAMERERWLTPDRGNRHILVNQTDFTAKIIDNGEVTFVTRSVIGKDNADRRSPEFSDEMEHMVINPSWYVPRSIVTKEYLPKLRSNPNAVSHIEITDSRGRKVNRATADFSKYTARTFPFAMRQPPSSKNALGLVKFMFPNKYNIYLHDTPQKSLFQREVRAFSHGCIRLAQPFEFAYALLARQTENPKDFFHRILNSGKETKVVLDQKVPVHIIYRTAFVSSKGQPEYRRDIYGRDAKVWAALERAGVVLPGVQG; this is translated from the coding sequence ATGTCGCCTGTGTTGATGACCCGTGCCATTTCGACCGTTGGCCCGACGCTGAAGGCGGGAGTTTTTGCACTTGCACTGGGCGGGGTTGCCCTTGCCATGCCCTCCGGTGCCAGGGCAGAGGTGACGGCGTTCAAACAGGCGGTTGCCGAAGCGGCCTCAGCGAGCGACCCGGTTGCCGCGTTTTACCGCGAAACGGGCTATGCTGCGATCTGGACCGGCAGCGATGATGCCGCGCGCATCCGGCGCGCAGCTCTGTTTCGCGCCCTGCAGGAGGCCCCGGTTCACGGGCTTCCGGATCGCAGCGCCGAAATAGATGCGCTGATGGAGCTGCTGAGCCAGGTTCGGACCACCCGTGACCTCGGTCGTGCCGAAGTCGCGATGAGCCGCGCGCTGGTGGGCTATGCCAGCGACCTGCAAACAGGTCTACTTGAACCGCGCCGGATCGACGACGGTATCGTCCGCGAGAAACACCAACCGGATTTCGCCGCCTATCTGATCGGGATCCGTGATCAGTCTCCTGTGGCCTATCTGCGCAGCCTGGCGCCGCAAAGCGCCCAGTATCAAGCGCTGCTGCGTGAGAAGATGCGACTGGAAAAGCTGCAGGCGGCCGGCGGCTGGGGCCCACGGGTTGCGGCACAGAAACTGGAACGTGGCGACAATGGCCCCGCGGTGATTGCCCTGCGCAATCGTCTTATTGCGATGGGGTATCTGCCACGCAGCGCAGCGCGCAGCTACGATGGCGCGCTGGAGCAGGCCGTGCAGGCGTTCCAATCCGATCACGGGCTGACCGCCGATGGGGTCGCCGGTGGCGGGACAATCGCGGAAATTAACAAACCGGTTTCGGACCGGCTCAAATCCGTTCTGGTAGCGATGGAGCGCGAACGCTGGCTGACCCCGGATCGCGGCAACCGTCATATTCTGGTCAATCAGACCGATTTCACCGCAAAGATCATCGACAATGGCGAAGTGACCTTTGTGACCCGCTCGGTCATCGGCAAGGACAATGCCGACCGACGCTCGCCGGAATTCTCTGACGAGATGGAGCATATGGTGATCAATCCCAGCTGGTACGTGCCCCGGTCCATCGTGACCAAGGAATATCTGCCCAAACTGCGCAGCAACCCAAACGCGGTGAGCCATATCGAAATCACCGACAGTCGGGGCCGCAAGGTGAATCGCGCAACCGCTGATTTCTCCAAATATACCGCGCGCACCTTCCCCTTTGCCATGCGCCAGCCACCCAGCAGCAAGAACGCGCTGGGGCTGGTGAAGTTCATGTTCCCGAACAAATACAATATCTATCTGCATGACACACCGCAGAAGAGCCTGTTCCAGCGTGAGGTCCGCGCCTTCTCACATGGCTGCATCCGGCTCGCGCAACCATTTGAATTTGCTTACGCTTTGTTGGCTCGCCAGACTGAAAACCCAAAGGATTTCTTTCACCGTATTCTGAACAGCGGCAAGGAGACCAAGGTGGTTCTTGATCAGAAGGTTCCGGTGCATATCATCTATCGGACCGCCTTTGTGTCCTCAAAAGGGCAGCCCGAATACCGTCGCGACATCTACGGTCGTGACGCCAAGGTATGGGCCGCGTTGGAACGGGCAGGGGTGGTGTTGCCGGGCGTACAAGGGTAA